A stretch of DNA from Bacteroidales bacterium WCE2008:
TCGACAATGCCGTGAGGTATCTCAAGAACAAGAAGGTGATAGGTTTCGATACCGAGTCCAGACCTTCTTTCACCGCGAATCAGCCTCATTACGGAGTCTCTCTGCTCCAGCTTTCGGGTGCGGAGAAGGCTTTCCTTTTCAGGATAAAGACTCTCGGCATGCAGAAGAAGCTTTGCAATATCCTCTCTAATGAGAATATAATCAAGGTCGGCGCTGCCGTTACTGACGATATCCGCGGTCTGCAGAAGTATACGGATTTTACTCCGGGAGGCTTCGTGGATCTACAGAAGATAGTATGGGAGTACGGAATCAAGGACAAGAGCGTCAAGAAGATGGCTGCGATAATCCTGAAGGTGCGTATCTCTAAGACCCAGCAGCTTTCCAACTGGGAAGCCGAATCGCTTTCCGATTCGCAGAAGGCTTATGCCGCTACTGACGCATGGGTTTGCAGGGAAATGTACAAGAAACTTATGCGCAGCAAGAAGAATCCATTAGAAGAAGAAGTCCAGTTATGATAAAGATAATTTTGAAGAAAGGCAGAGAGGAGTCTCTCCGCCGATTTCATCCGTGGGTGTTCTCGGGTGCAATAGCGCAGGTCAACGGAAATCCTGCAGAAGGGGATATCGTGGGCGTATATGCGTCTGACGGTTCTTTCCTTGCCTGCGGCCATTACCAGATAGGCTCGATCGCCGTACGTGTCCTGAGCTTCGACGCTCCAGCGCTCGATCCGGATTTCTGGAAGATCATGATTGCGCGTGCCCTGGAGGTCCGCAAGGCATGCGGTCTCGCGTCTTCAGAGACTACGACATGCTATCGTCTCGTACATGGAGAAGGCGATAACCTTCCCGGACTCATTATAGATTATTATGATGGCGTATGCGTAATGCAGGCGCATTCTGTCGGTATGTTCAGGGCCAAGAAGCAGATCTGTGAGGCTCTGATCGCCGTCTATGGGGATTCTCTCCGTGCCGTATATGACAAGAGCTCCGGAACGGCTCCGTTCAAGGCCGGCCTGGACCTTGTGGACGGCTATATATATAAGAAGGAAGGCTTCAATGATGACGAGCAGGTCGTACTGGAGAACGGAAACAAGTTCTTGGTGAACTGGACAGAGGGGCAGAAGACCGGTTTTTTCCTCGATCAGAGAGAGAATCGTGCTCTTGTCGGACGCTATGCCAAGGGACGCAATGTGCTTAATCTTTTCTGCTATACTGGAGGATTCTCGATCTATGCTCTCGCTTCCGGAGCAAAGCATGTCGATTCTGTGGACAGTTCCCAGAGGGCAATGGACATGGTTGACCGGAATGTCGCCGTCAATGGTTTCGATCCGACGCTCCATACCAGCTATTGCACCGATGCAATCGATTTCGTGAAGTCGGCACCTGAGGACAAATATGATCTTATCATAGTGGATCCGCCGGCATTCGCGAAGCATAGGGGAGCGCTCCAGAATGCTCTCAGGGCGTACCAGCGTCTGAATGCGGCCGCTATCGCCAAGGTGGCTCCAGGAGGTCTTGTATTTACCTTCAGCTGCTCTCAGGTAGTCGATAAGGAGGCTTTCGCTCTTGCAGTATTCTCGGCAGCCGCCCAGGTGGGACGTTCGGTACGTATCCTGGACCGTCTCAACCAGCCGGCAGACCATTCTGTCAACATCTATCACCCGGAAGGAGAATACCTGAAGGGGTTGCTTCTATATGTAGAATAATATAACCTCTATATGAAGAAATTCTTTTGTTTATGTGCCGTCATTACAGCATTCATGGTCCTTACCGCCGGCGTTCCGTTCAGGAAAGCTGTGCAGGATGACCCTTACAATGCTGTCGGCAACCACCATCCGTACATTGTACCGGAATTCACTGACACTAAAGCACCATGCGGCTACAAGCCATTCTATGTAAGCCATTACGGAAGGCACGGAAGCCGTTTTCTCACCAGCGACTCGGGTCTCCGCAAACAGATCAAGACTCTCGGCAAGCTTGAAGATCTTGGTCTGCTCACATCCGAAGGAATTGCACTCAAGAACGAATTGATCGCCATGAAGGCTGAACAGGAAGGGCAGGACGGTATCCTCACCCAGGTAGGAAGCCGTGAGCACCAGGGAATCAGCCGGCGTCTTTATAAAAGGGTAAAGCGTGTATTCGGCCAGAAGAACCGCAGGGAGGTTTTTGTACAGTGTTCTCCTGTGCACCGTTGTCTTCAGAGCGCGGCTAATTTTCTTGGCGAACTCAAAGCTAATTCTCCTGAACTCGATGTCGAGCTGCACAGCGGAGACAGATATTTTGATGTCCTTGCCCATGATGCTGACGGCCCTGTAAAGGATTCGCTGGACAAGATAAGGTCCAGAATTGCCGATTCCATGATTGTCGCAACATTCGGCCCGGAATCGGGAAAGAAGATTTTCAAGGACATACCGGCAGTGGAGGAAGCTCTTGGGGGCAAGTCTGTCAAGAAGTTAGTCTATGATCTGATATATAACAGTTCTATCGCAAGGTGCCTGGACATCGATATCGATCCGATCAGTCACTTTAGCGAGGACGACATGTATGCTTTCGGCATGGTATTCTGCGCCAAGAACCGCGTTTCTTTCGCACGCGCCAAGGAGACCGGACTGCTTCGTGACACCGTCGTCGGCAAGCCGCTGCTTGCTGATTTCATTCTCAAGGCAGACGAGGCTCTGAAGTCTGACAGCCACAAGTGCGCAGACCTTCGTTTCGGACACGATACAGGCGTCGGGCCGCTCCTGAGTCTTCTCAGGGTAGAGGGCTATGACAATACTCCTGCAATGAAGGATGTCGCAGATGTATGGGTAAGCGCCAATTATATCTGCATGGGAACCAATTGCCAGATGATCTTCTACCGCAACCGCAAGGGCGACGTCCTCGTCAAGATTCTCCGCAATGAGATAGAAACCGTAATCCCGTCTCTTCCAACCTTCAAAGGCCCTTATTACAGATGGGAAGACCTCCGCGCCTACTGCGCCTCCCTCTGCGGAATAGAATAAGTTGCGTTCTTATCTGTGGATTATAGAAAAACCCCTTCTGCATCGTAAATGTAGAAGGGGTTTTTTAGTGAGGTGCCTAGCGGAATCGAACCGCTGTAGCAGGTTTTGCAGACCTGTGCCTAACCGCTCGGCCAAAGCACCATTTCTCAAATGGATTGCAAATATAGCTTTTTATTTTATATCTGCAAAAAAAATCTGCGCAATGATTAAACGTTACAATTTATAAGCACTTTATCGTTTTAATAGAATCGTGGAGGCCTCTGAAAACGTTTTACGGCAGATTGACCTTTTTTATCTAAAATTTTAATAAAAATTTGTATCATTTTAAATCGCTGATAATTAGATATATACAAAAAACGCTTTAAAATTTGGTTCGAAATTTTATTAAAATATTTGTGGAGAATCAAAAAAGCTGTACCTTTGCATCGAGTTGATGATGAGGTTCTCTCACATACAGCTCATTGGTTATTAGTTTTAGTGTTATTAATTATGTGGTTAGTATGAGCCTCGCGCGTGAAGCGTCAGTGCTCATGGAATTAAAAGGAGTCCGATCTGAAGGGCTTCTTTTTTTTCTTTTATATACGTACAGTTCTCTTTTATCCCTTATTCTCGAGCCGGGGATTTGTCCTTCCGCGGCCAGCTGCTTTCTCCATCGTCCGGCTGACGGGCAGCCTCCGGCAGCGGCGGTAGTCCTCGTGCTCTCGGCTCTGTTCCGCCGACTTTGTCGGCTCCATCCCTCCCAATGTCTACATCGTCCTGCTTCGCAGAACTCGTATCCATCGGGCCCCTCCCTCTGACGTGGCCGAGGGTGGCCACGCTCGCCGAGACGAGAGGACACCCACCGCTTTCTCGCCACTGCGGACGGACACGCCCTCGCTCAACGAGACCTCTAATCTGTCGGATAAAGCATTGAGGGTGCACGAAATATGGACAGAGACGTGTCTGTTGCAGGGTAGTGCACCCTCATCCCTCTTTTTTCGTCACTGAGGGTGCAGCACCATACCACTGAGTGCTCTGTACTGTGGTATGCCGCACCCTTAACTGCGATTTTTCGGCACTGAGGGTGCAGGGATGTGGCACAGAGGGCAGTACGATGCATGCTGTTGCCCCCTCAACACTGTATTTCGGCGGATGAGGGTGCAACAATGTGCCACTGAGTGGCCTGTGCTGTGGTTTGCCGCAACCTTAACCTTGTTTTTCGGCGAATGAGGGTGCAGCAATGTGCCACTGAGTGCCCTGTACTGTGGTATGCCGCACCCTTAACATTGATTTTCTGGCACTGAGGGTGCAAGGATGTGCCACAGAGGGCAGTACGAGGCATGCTGTTGCCCCCTCAACCGTATATTTTTCACCGTCGGGCTGCTGCCGTCGCGGACGGGTGGAGGAGACGCCGGAGGAATTGAGGAAAAGCGGAGAGCGAGGGAGCGACCGTCGCTGCCGTGAAGAACGGCGTGTGTCTGAAGGACGTTACGACGACTTCGAGCGAAGCGACGAAGGTGGCGTAAAAGGACTGAGTTAGCCGTTTAGGCGGCGACAGCGACCGAGCAGCTTTTCCGAAGCTGACGGAGGCGGCCCGTCAGCCGGACGAGGCAGCAAGACGGCGGCAGCGCGCCGGGATAAAGCTGGCAGGACGCGAAAGCAGGACAGCTGTGATGGATGCAGGGCGGGGGTTAGATGAATTTCTGGAGAAGGGAATAGAGGGCGTGGACGGGAAGGCCCATGATATTGAAGTATGATCCCTCGATCTTGGTGATGCCGACATAGCCGATCCATTCCTGGATACCGTAGGCGCCGGCTTTGTCGTATGGACGATATTTTCCGATGTAATATGAAATCTCCTCAGGCGTCAGCTCCCTGAACCAGACTCTGGCCGTATCGGTGACGGTCTCCATCCGGGAGGAATCCCGGACCGTGACGGCCGTGATTACCTGATGCTCCCTTCCGGATAGATGCTGCAGCATCCGTTCGGCCTCGGCCGGCTTGCATGGCTTTCCCATGATCTCGTCGCCGCAGAGGACCATAGTGTCGGAAGTGATCAGAATCTCGTTGTCGGCGAGAGGACGATGAAAGCCCATTGACTTGCCTTCGGACATCAAGACTGGGACCTGCTCATGAGGAGTCGCCGGATCGTATGTCTCTATGAACGAGTTCTTTGTGTCAACCGTGAATTTTATATCAAGACCGGCGAGCAACTCCTTTCTGCGGGGAGAATTGCTCGCCAGTATGATCTTTTTGCCTTTCAGGTCCATCGTCAGAACAGTTTTTTGTAGATTTTCTGGTCGAACACCCAGCGTCCCTGGGCCTTCATCACAGTCTCGACGGTATTGCGCACGCAGCCATGGCCGCCCGGATATTCTGATATCCAGTCGGCTGCAGCCTTGACCTCCTCGACGGCGTCAGAAGGACATACGCCCATTCCGCAGGCTTCCATGACCTCGATATCCGGAATGTCATCTCCTATATATAAGACCTCTTCCGCCTTCAGTCCATGCCTGCGGCAGAAATCTTCCAATTCTTCCATCTTTACCCGGGATCCGAGATAAATGTCTTCCTCCGGAAGCCCGCTTGTAAGGAAACGGGCCTGGATCGACTTGGATCGGCCTCCGGTGATGATTGCGGTAGGGTAGCCGTTCATTACGGCCATTCTGATTGCGAATCCGTCCTTGGCGTCGAAGGTGCGGTAAAGCTCACCCTGCAAGTCGCAGAGGATGCCGCCGTTGGTAAAGACGCCATCAATGTCGAAAGCGAATGCCTTGATTTTGCTGAAATCCATCACTTACGATTTGGGACCGTTGAAAGGACCGAAGTTCTCGATGTTGAAAGTGCCGCCTTTCTGCTGGCCGTCCAGATCGATCATTCCGAACTGGTTCTCGTACTTGATGATATTGTCCTGCAGCGCATTGAGAAGGCGTTTTGCATGCTCCGGAGTCATGATCAGACGATTACCGATCTCCGGTTTCGGAAGGCCTGGGAGCATGGTCGCGAAATCAATGATGAATTCGCTGCGGGAGTGCGTAATTATAGCAAGGTTGGAATAAGTGCCTTTTGCGACTTCGGGCTTAAGCTCGAGGCTTATCTGTTTCTTCTCGTTTTCCATATTCAGAATGTATTATTTCCACAAATTTAACTAAAATTATGTATCTTTGTATGTTTATACGAAATTTAGATTTAAAATGGAAATATCAGCGAAGTACAATCCGTCAGAGGTAGAAGATAAGTGGTACTCCTACTGGCTTGAGC
This window harbors:
- a CDS encoding septum formation protein gives rise to the protein MDLKGKKIILASNSPRRKELLAGLDIKFTVDTKNSFIETYDPATPHEQVPVLMSEGKSMGFHRPLADNEILITSDTMVLCGDEIMGKPCKPAEAERMLQHLSGREHQVITAVTVRDSSRMETVTDTARVWFRELTPEEISYYIGKYRPYDKAGAYGIQEWIGYVGITKIEGSYFNIMGLPVHALYSLLQKFI
- a CDS encoding 23S rRNA (cytosine1962-C5)-methyltransferase, producing the protein MIKIILKKGREESLRRFHPWVFSGAIAQVNGNPAEGDIVGVYASDGSFLACGHYQIGSIAVRVLSFDAPALDPDFWKIMIARALEVRKACGLASSETTTCYRLVHGEGDNLPGLIIDYYDGVCVMQAHSVGMFRAKKQICEALIAVYGDSLRAVYDKSSGTAPFKAGLDLVDGYIYKKEGFNDDEQVVLENGNKFLVNWTEGQKTGFFLDQRENRALVGRYAKGRNVLNLFCYTGGFSIYALASGAKHVDSVDSSQRAMDMVDRNVAVNGFDPTLHTSYCTDAIDFVKSAPEDKYDLIIVDPPAFAKHRGALQNALRAYQRLNAAAIAKVAPGGLVFTFSCSQVVDKEAFALAVFSAAAQVGRSVRILDRLNQPADHSVNIYHPEGEYLKGLLLYVE
- a CDS encoding 3'-5' exonuclease, with the protein product MFVKSVLPEDIEKLDFASFKGEIHVIDKPGKEFDNAVRYLKNKKVIGFDTESRPSFTANQPHYGVSLLQLSGAEKAFLFRIKTLGMQKKLCNILSNENIIKVGAAVTDDIRGLQKYTDFTPGGFVDLQKIVWEYGIKDKSVKKMAAIILKVRISKTQQLSNWEAESLSDSQKAYAATDAWVCREMYKKLMRSKKNPLEEEVQL
- a CDS encoding 3-deoxy-D-manno-octulosonate 8-phosphate phosphatase (KDO 8-P phosphatase), producing MDFSKIKAFAFDIDGVFTNGGILCDLQGELYRTFDAKDGFAIRMAVMNGYPTAIITGGRSKSIQARFLTSGLPEEDIYLGSRVKMEELEDFCRRHGLKAEEVLYIGDDIPDIEVMEACGMGVCPSDAVEEVKAAADWISEYPGGHGCVRNTVETVMKAQGRWVFDQKIYKKLF